One Mus musculus strain C57BL/6J chromosome X, GRCm38.p6 C57BL/6J DNA window includes the following coding sequences:
- the Btbd35f8 gene encoding germ cell-less protein-like 2 codes for MGLLVSRVLSCRDSSLLEPQPEAIAGASYIPGSRKRKRNSLEELATSSNVHGPQNQGMYPHQVLNYIYWKRVKISSNDAYQNLFLDGHDSDIKIRALGRTWCLHKVFLCQSGYFANILKGTWRESRHGVINLIIKNEDIDTRSLHFVFGALYRDADLSITPLEVPQVLAAACLLRVDRVIQQCEGIMKETINRNTVCSYYLAAETYRLKAVKTRCFEWLLCNLMVHPSVALYKEVDLKLMYLLALSSDLLVMQKEIDVYTTLKIWMFLYLNPCWNGTMKQLLQHANNWLSTHMAYVDNISFLESEEGLIFQPVFKKLRFQHIICDLTSTTILEQDRLIPMAWLSPIYKQQWLTLLRTQEYGVIGPQVINEQELEECTMRCGTMIPKDGRYTWKWSVGRLGFPLRVTFTRQCVILRQRCQRCDGSACHNHIRNVIFRITLVCFDSNKRVTFRKTTGYKILTFEYKEEQIVMKLDSDVLTFPMCIFCNFLFVNLGNAENK; via the coding sequence ATGGGGCTTTTAGTCAGCAGGGTCTTGAGTTGCAGGGATTCCAGTCTGTTAGAGCCACAGCCAGAAGCCATAGCCGGTGCCAGCTACATTCCTGGCAGTCGCAAGCGAAAAAGAaacagtttggaggagttggcaaCAAGTTCTAATGTTCATGGACCTCAAAACCAGGGAATGTATCCACATCAAGTTCTCAACTACATCTACTGGAAAAGGGTTAAGATCTCATCTAATGATGCttatcaaaacttatttttggACGGGCATGATAGCGACATTAAAATCCGTGCTCTGGGAAGAACATGGTGTTTacacaaagtatttttatgtcagtCAGGCTACTTTGCTAACATTCTCAAAGGTACTTGGAGAGAATCACGCCATGGTGTTATAAATCTGatcattaagaatgaggatattgATACCCGATCTCTGCATTTTGTGTTTGGTGCTTTGTACAGGGATGCGGATTTGTCAATAACACCTCTGGAAGTTCCTCAAGTTTTGGCAGCAGCATGCCTGCTTCGGGTGGATCGAGTAATTCAGCAGTGTGAAGGAATCATGAAAGAAACTATCAACAGGAACACTGTGTGCTCCTATTATTTGGCAGCAGAAACCTATAGATTAAAAGCTGTAAAGACGAGATGCTTTGAATGGCTTCTTTGCAATTTGATGGTACATCCAAGTGTGGCACTTTACAAGGAAGTAGACTTGAAGTTGATGTATCTTCTAGCACTGTCTTCTGACTTACTAGTCATGCAAAAGGAGATTGATGTATATACCACACTAAAAATATGGATGTTCCTTTATCTTAATCCATGCTGGAACGGAACCATGAAACAGCTTTTACAACACGCAAACAACTGGCTTTCCACCCACATGGCATATGTTGATAACATCAGTTTTCTTGAAAGTGAAGAAGGACTAATATTTCAACCAGTGTTTAAAAAGCTGAGATTTCAGCACATTATCTGTGACTTGACTTCCACAACTATTCTTGAACAAGATCGACTAATACCTATGGCATGGTTGTCACCCATTTACAAACAACAGTGGTTGACTTTGCTGCGAACACAAGAATATGGGGTAATTGGACCACAAGTTATCAATGAACAAGAACTTGAAGAATGCACCATGAGGTGTGGTACAATGATCCCCAAGGATGGAAGATATACTTGGAAGTGGTCAGTTGGACGACTTGGCTTTCCTTTACGTGTGACCTTTACCAGGCAGTGTGTAATTTTAAGGCAACGGTGTCAGAGGTGTGATGGTTCTGCTTGCCACAACCATATCCGAAATGTCATATTCAGAATAACTTTGGTGTGTTTTGATTCCAACAAAAGAGTAACTTTCAGAAAGACAACAGGTTATAAAATCCTCACCTTTGAATATAAGGAGGAGCAAATTGTAATGAAATTGGATAGTGATGTTCTAACCTTCCCTATGTGTATATTCTGCAATTTCCTTTTTGTAAACCtaggaaatgcagaaaacaagtaa